The sequence below is a genomic window from Oligoflexus sp..
TTCTTCGATGGGATCACGCATAGTAAGGGAAGCCATTTTTGAGTGTTGGTGCGAGGATTCATGCAGTAAAAAATGGGCGTTTTACGCAATCATATCCGTCCTCTAATAAAATATTTTTGCTGGTTTTTTGTAGGAAAAACTGGATTAATGTAGGGTTCACGAGTTATATTTCTTGTTTGGTAGTTGGTGCGACAGGGGTATAATTTTGGGAAGTCCATTCATTGCGAGGAGACCATGCGTACAGAACTGCATCAAAAACTCTTGGCTAATGTGATTCTGAGTACGAAGTCTGAGCCTCTTTCGATTAAGCGTTTACGTCATTCGGCAACAGCGGGCGGAGCGCTCTTTTATCTTGTCGCTTCCTGCGCTGCGGCGCTGGGCCTCCTGGCTTTGGCCTTTACCAAGTGGAACCACGCGTTCTAGTAAAATATCCCCGATCCCGCCATTGGGATCGGGGATGGAGTCACGAACTGCGAACCAGATCCAACACAAATCGTCGGGATGGACGCAGGTATTTCATCGTATGGGCCGCGAGACGATCTTCCACGAATCCAAACTTTCCGTAGATATGATTGGCCGCCTCAAGTTTTGCGCTGGTATGCAGGATAAGAGAGTGCGCCCCCATGTTCTTCGCTTCCGCCAGGGCCTCAGTCAGCATCCGCTGGCCGATCCCGCGGTTTCGATGCCGTCGCGTCACGGCCATCTTTGCGAGTTCAAAGACACCTTTCTGTAAAGCCACCAACGCAAATGTACCTACAATTTCATCACCCAGGCAGGCGAAAAAAATGGCTCCGCCCTCGCTGAGTATGTTTTCGGGATGATCGAGCATCTGTCGATCTTCATCTTCGATACTAAAATATTCTGTCAGCCATTCTTCATTCAAGCTTTTAAAATAAGGGGCCAACACTTTGGAATAGGGCCGGAACTGAAGATCCAGGCTGTGCTTGCGACGATAACGCTCCTGAACCCGTTTGGAAATAGGTTTTTCCTGCAGCAGCTCTTCCATGCTTTCCAAAACGCCGAGAATGTCGATATTCAATTTGGCGAAGAGTTCCTGAAGCTCCTCTTCCAGGGCCTTCCAGACCGGCTGGAGTTCGGGAATCAGAGCCTCGCCCTTGGCCGACAGGGTGATCATGCGCTTGCGCCCATCGCGGCTATTCTTAGCCGATTCAATGAGTCCCGCCTCTTCCATCGACTCAATAATTTTAATGATGGCGGGATGGGAAAGCCCGATCCGGCTCGCCACCTCGGTCACGGGCAGCTCGTGGTGCTCCTGGAGCAAGTAAAAAACGCTAAACCAGCGAGGCTGAAAGTTGATACCCAGGCCTGCATAAATCTGCAGTCCATCCGCTAACATCGCATCACCCAAAGTCTTGATGCGGGTGGCCAGGCTCAGATAACCAAGTTCCTTGAGGAGCGTCATCGCCTCGTCCTTATTTATTTACTGCGTTCACTCTTATCGGTCTTGCCATCTTCGTAAAGACCGCTGAGGCTCACAAGATTGCCTTGGCCATCACGGTTGAACTGCACACGAAAATGATCAAGACCGTCCACGGCAAAGCGATCGTTGTCCAGGGGAATCAAACGACTCTTGCGTGTCCCACGGTTATAAACAAGCTGCTCATTTTCCAGCGCGATGACCCGATCCCCATATTGACCCACATAGGATTTCAGGGTTTCCGCCTTCAAAGTCAAGGGTGATCGCTGCGCCTTCACAGTATCAAGGGCCCAGCTGATGCGTTTTTTGTCATCAGCATCCTTGCTTTTCTTCAGAAGATTTTCGAGCGCCAGGCTGTGGGCTTTGGTCAGCGCCTCTTCGGTCTTGACTTTGACGTCAGGTTCGACGCCCGTGCCTTCCCAGTTGGTTTTGGTGATGGGATTGATGGCCCGACCAAAGGGGATCATGGCCGCGAACTTAATATCTTTGAGGTAATGGAGATTCACAGGATGCGCACCGCCGCCCGTGGTTTCACCGACGAGGGTCGCACGCTTCAGGTTTTTCAGGTTGTAGCTGAATTCCTCGGCCGCCGAGAAGGTGCCGCC
It includes:
- a CDS encoding bifunctional helix-turn-helix transcriptional regulator/GNAT family N-acetyltransferase; the protein is MTLLKELGYLSLATRIKTLGDAMLADGLQIYAGLGINFQPRWFSVFYLLQEHHELPVTEVASRIGLSHPAIIKIIESMEEAGLIESAKNSRDGRKRMITLSAKGEALIPELQPVWKALEEELQELFAKLNIDILGVLESMEELLQEKPISKRVQERYRRKHSLDLQFRPYSKVLAPYFKSLNEEWLTEYFSIEDEDRQMLDHPENILSEGGAIFFACLGDEIVGTFALVALQKGVFELAKMAVTRRHRNRGIGQRMLTEALAEAKNMGAHSLILHTSAKLEAANHIYGKFGFVEDRLAAHTMKYLRPSRRFVLDLVRSS